A region from the Arachis ipaensis cultivar K30076 chromosome B01, Araip1.1, whole genome shotgun sequence genome encodes:
- the LOC107646170 gene encoding uncharacterized protein LOC107646170, translating into MNATINNFNQENGHGSDSDTNSGDEAAAAEYYQPISGVDDGSGESDGENGINGVAENGISSLDQNDVVYEEEEEEEEERNRREEIRRAFSEDENRRNAPLSEENATRVMEAMRGVSFGGVAPDWADRVPEDRWIDQLRRLRLSPNT; encoded by the exons ATGAACGCCACCATCAATAATTTCAACCAAG AAAACGGACACGGAAGCGATTCGGATACGAATTCCGGAGACGAGGCAGCTGCAGCGGAATACTACCAGCCGATCTCCGGCGTCGACGATGGCAGTGGCGAATCGGACGGCGAGAACGGCATTAACGGTGTGGCTGAGAACGGGATCTCGTCTTTGGATCAAAACGACGTCGTAtacgaagaagaagaggaggaggaagaagagaggaataGAAGAGAAGAGATACGGAGGGCGTTCAGTGAGGACGAGAATAGAAGAAACGCGCCGCTGAGTGAGGAGAACGCGACGCGGGTTATGGAGGCCATGCGCGGCGTTTCTTTCGGCGGCGTGGCTCCCGATTGGGCCGATCGGGTTCCCGAGGACCGCTGGATCGATCAGCTTCGCAGGTTGAGACTGTCACCCAACACTTGA
- the LOC107646080 gene encoding uncharacterized protein LOC107646080: MNNNNKIEEVVLVVDDLRSICTNSRCRICHEEEFESSKSLEAPCACSGTVKFAHRDCIQKWCNEKGNTTCEICLQQYEPGYTAPPKKSQIADAAMTIRDSLQITRREVEPLINATTIENDYSECTSPADRSASCFRSLAFSFTLILLVRHLFAALTSGMEDYPFTILTVFILRASGIIVPMYIIIRTIGGIHSSIHRHYHQDSDDDDTSTISDGDDEENETSQDEDLGYS, encoded by the exons atgaataacaataataaaattgaaGAAGTTGTGTTAGTTGTGGATGATTTGAGATCAATATGTACGAATTCTCGGTGTAGAATATGCCATGAAGAAGAATTCGAGAGCTCCAAAAGCTTGGAAGCTCCTTGTGCTTGTTCTGGAACCGTTAAG TTTGCTCACAGAGATTGCATTCAGAAATGGTGCAATGAAAAAGGCAATACAACTTGTGAGATTTGTCTCCAG CAATATGAACCTGGATATACAGCACCTCCAAAGAAATCTCAGATAGCTGATGCAGCAATGACCATTAG GGATAGCCTGCAAATAACAAGAAGGGAGGTAGAACCCTTAATAAACGCAACAACAATTGAAAACGATTACTCTGAATGCACTTCTCCTGCAGATAGAAGCGCTTCTTGCTTTCGATCACTTGCTTTCTCT TTTACACTCATCTTGCTTGTAAGACATCTTTTTGCAGCACTTACAAGTGGCATGGAAGATTATCCATTTACAATTCTTACT gtGTTTATATTAAGGGCAAGTGGAATTATTGTGCCCATGTACATAATAATTAGGACAATTGGAGGCATACATAGTAGTATTCACCGCCACTATCATCAG GATTCTGACGATGATGACACATCGACAATATCTGATGGAGATGATGAAGAAAACGAGACAAGTCAGGATGAAGATTTAGGATATTCATAG
- the LOC107645848 gene encoding uncharacterized protein LOC107645848 yields MQALLHHSPLIRTSHSSFPAMASSSLTLPSLSLNNFPSSPSNAHSRTFNLPLLRSRVFMSVASGSQVSVLNDSLFSDYKPSNAFLFPGQGAQAVGMGKEAHNVPAAAVLYKKANEILGYDLLDICINGPKDKLDSTVLSQPAIYVTSLAAVELLRARDGGQQIIDSVDVTCGLSLGEYTALAFAGAFSFEDGLKLVKLRGEAMQDAADAAKSAMVSVIGLDSEKVQQLCDAANQEVPEAEKVQIANYLCPGNYAVSGGLKGVEVLESKAKSFKARMTVRLAVAGAFHTSFMEPAVSRLEAALAATEIRTPRIPVISNVDAQPHADPDTIKKILARQVTSPVQWETTVKTLLNKGLKKSYELGPGKVIAGIIKRVDKGADIENIGA; encoded by the exons ATGCAAGCTTTGCTTCACCATTCCCCTCTTATCCGAACCTCACATTCTTCCTTCCCAGCTATGGCTTCTTCTTCCCtcactctcccttctctctctctcaacaACTTCCCTTCTTCCCCATCAAATGCACATTCTAGAACCTTCAACCTTCCCCTCCTTCGATCTAGGGTTTTCATGAGCGTCGCTTCCGGATCCCAGGTCTCCGTTCTCAACGATTCTCTCTTCTCCGATTACAAACCCTCCAACGCTTTTCTTTTCCCCGGTCAG GGTGCACAAGCCGTTGGAATGGGAAAAGAAGCTCATAATGTGCCTGCTGCTGCGGTTCTGTATAAGAAGGCAAATGAGATATTGGG GTATGATCTTCTTGATATATGCATCAATGGCCCAAAGGATAAGTTAGATTCAACTGTTCTTAGTCAG CCTGCTATTTATGTCACAAGTCTCGCTGCTGTGGAGCTACTTCGTGCACGAGATGGAGGACAACAGATTATTGATTCTGTTGATGTTACGTGTGGTCTAAGTTTGGGAGAATACACTGCTCTTGCTTTTGCTGGGGCTTTCAG CTTTGAAGATGGACTTAAGTTGGTCAAATTGAGGGGAGAAGCCATGCAG GATGCTGCTGATGCTGCTAAAAGTGCCATGGTTAGTGTCATAGGACTGGACTCAGAGAAGGTCCAACAATTGTGTGATGCGGCGAATCAGGAAGTACCCGAAGCTGAGAAGGTTCAAATTGCCAATTACCTATGTCCT GGTAACTATGCTGTCTCTGGGGGCTTAAAAGGAGTAGAAGTGCTGGAATCTAAGGCAAAGTCTTTCAAGGCTCGAATGACT GTTCGCTTAGCTGTTGCCGGTGCATTCCACACTAGTTTTATGGAACCAGCTGTGTCAAGGTTGGAAGCAGCATTGGCAGCAACAGAAATCAGAACACCAAGAATACCAGTCATCTCCAATGTGGATGCACAGCCACATGCAGATCCCGACACAATCAAGAAGATATTGGCACGTCAG GTTACTTCACCTGTTCAATGGGAAACAACAGTGAAGACTCTTCTAAACAAGGGGCTGAAGAAAAGTTATGAACTAGGACCTGGAAAG GTAATTGCTGGTATTATCAAGAGAGTGGACAAAGGTGCTGATATTGAGAATATAGGTGCCTGA
- the LOC107645762 gene encoding LOW QUALITY PROTEIN: glycine--tRNA ligase, mitochondrial 1-like (The sequence of the model RefSeq protein was modified relative to this genomic sequence to represent the inferred CDS: inserted 2 bases in 1 codon; substituted 1 base at 1 genomic stop codon) produces MVATEESLRKALTEKQSAVEAQGNAVRALKAATAPKSDIDAAVQSPNALKLEKNDVERQLQSILSTDGGLSREAFRQTAVNTLERRLFYIPSFKIYRGVAGLYDYGPPGCAVKSNVLAFWRQHFVLEENMLEVDCPCMTPEIVLKASGHVDKFTDLMVKDEKTGTCYRADHLLKDXSNEKLQKDLTMSSEEAAELKHVLATLDDLSAEALGAKIKEYGITAPETKNPLSDPYPFNLMFQTSIGQSGLSPGYMRPETAQGIFVNFKDLYYYNGNKLPFAAAQIGQAFRNEISPRQGLPRVREFTLAEIEHFVDPEDKSHPKYKEVAELEFLMFPREEQMPGQSAKXIRLGEAVSRGIVNNETLGYFIGRVYLFLTRLGIDKDRLRFRQHLTNEMAHYAADCWDAEIECSYGWIEYVGIADRSAYDLRAHSDKSGVPLVAHEKISEPKGVEKLVITPVKKELGLAFKGSQKNVVEALEAMKEKEALDMKAALESKGEVDFDVCTLGKTVTVTNKMVTIQKEKKKEHQRVVTLSVIEPSSGIGRIIYCLFEHCFYMRPGKAGDEQLNVFRFPAVVAPIKCTVFPLVQNKQYEDVAKYISKSSTIAGISNKIDITGTSIGKRYARTDELGVPLAITVDSTSSVTIRERDSKDQVRVDAEKAASVVREVTEGHKTWQDVWSTFPHHSSASTEE; encoded by the exons ATGGTTGCCACTGAAGAATCGCTCCGCAAGGCCCTCACCGAAAAGCAATCTGCCGTGGAGGCTCAGGGAAATGCTGTCCGTGCACTCAAGGCCGCCACAGCACCCAAGTCTGACATTGATGCCGCCGTCCAGTCACCCAACGCACTCAAGCTTGAGAAGAACGACGTCGAGCGCCAGCTCCAGTCAATCCTCTCCACCGACGGTGGACTAAGCAGGGAGGCGTTCCGTCAGACAGCTGTCAACACGCTCGAGCGCCGCCTTTTCTACATCCCATCGTTCAAGATCTACCGCGGTGTGGCCGGCCTCTATGACTACGGCCCTCCCGGATGCGCTGTCAAGTCCAATGTTCTCGCCTTCTGGCGCCAG CATTTTGTTCTTGAAGAGAACATGTTGGAAGTTGACTGCCCCTGCATGACACCTGAGATTGTCCTCAAGGCTTCAGGTCATGTGGATAAGTTTACTGACCTCATGGTTAAGGATGAGAAGACGGGGACATGTTACCGTGCCGACCACTTGCTCAAGGA TAGCAATGAGAAGCTGCAGAAGGACCTCACAATGTCATCCGAGGAGGCTGCGGAGCTTAAACATGTCTTGGCAACCTTGGATGATCTCTCTGCTGAAGCACTTGGTGCCAAGATTAAGGAGTATGGAATTACAGCTCCTGAAACCAAGAATCCACTATCTGACCCTTATCCGTTCAATTTGATGTTCCAGACATCTATTGGTCAATCTGGCTTGAGTCCTGG CTATATGCGTCCTGAAACTGCACAGGGCATATTTGTGAATTTCAAAGACTTGTACTATTACAATGGAAACAAACTCCCATTTGCTGCAGCCCAAATCGGGCAGGCATTCAGAAATGAG ATATCTCCCCGACAAGGCCTTCCTAGAGTCCGTGAATTTACATTGGCAGAAATTGAGCACTTTGTTGATCCAGAAGATAAATCTCATCCAAAGTACAAAGAGGTTGCTGAATTGGAATTTTTAATGTTCCCAAGGGAAGAACAAATGCCTGGTCAATCCGCAAAGTGAATTCGCCTCGGTGAAGCTGTGTCACGG GGAATTGTCAACAATGAGACTCTTGGTTATTTCATCGGTAGAGTATATCTTTTCTTGACACGTCTCGGTATAGACAAAGACCGGTTACGATTTAGGCAACACCTTACTAATGAGATGGCCCATTATGCTGCTGACTGCTGGGATGCTGAGATTGAGTGTTCCTACGGTTGGATTGAGTATGTTGGCATTGCAGATAGGTCTGCATATGATTTGCGTGCTCACTCG GATAAAAGTGGGGTTCCATTGGTGGCTCATGAAAAAATTTCAGAGCCTAAGGGAGTGGAG AAATTGGTTATAACGCCAGTCAAGAAAGAGTTGGGTCTGGCATTCAAGGGGAGTCAGAAGAATGTGGTTGAAGCACTTGAG GCAATGAAGGAGAAAGAAGCTTTGGATATGAAGGCTGCTCTTGAATCAAAAGGGGAGGTGGACTTTGATGTTTGTACACTAGGTAAAACTGTGACTGTTACAAACAAAATGGTAACTAttcagaaggagaaaaagaaggagCACCAACGAGTTGTTACACTATCCGTGATTGAACCATCCTCTGGAATTGGACGGATTATTTATTGTCTATTTGAGCACTGTTTCTACATGAGGCCAGGTAAAGCTGGGGATGAACAGTTAAATGTATTTCGGTTCCCTGCAGTTGTGGCTCCTATTAAGTGCACAGTTTTCCCTCTGGTTCAGAATAAACAGTATGAAGATGTTGCTAAATACATTTCTAAGTCATCGACTATTGCGGGTATATCAAATAAGATTGACATTACAG GTACATCAATAGGAAAACGGTATGCAAGAACGGATGAACTTGGTGTGCCCTTGGCAATCACTGTAGATTCAACATCTTCAGTAACTATTCGGGAGAGGGACAGCAAGGATCAAGTGCGGGTTGATGCCGAAAAGGCTGCATCTGTTGTTCGTGAGGTAACTGAAGGCCACAAGACATGGCAAGATGTGTGGTCAACTTTCCCCCATCACTCCTCCGCTTCCACCGAAGAATGA